One window of the Pyrinomonadaceae bacterium genome contains the following:
- a CDS encoding glycosyltransferase has product MAQQLPEHWPRDGRPRLIHLMPWDLTVGGAQRMLDLWCSHEAHRWDTHILTVGARGPFAFAGATVHSELVRPQILSLISALQPDLLVHHEPNNENGISSQCPQVWIFHCTNSLREAPPKHVTPAAVFSNFDSSEIHSHWRQLSLKVLPLQIDTREFHPTKRTHANLVCGIVGRLHEDKVPRSFIDALLAWQPGPWRIRFIGHGLDTGYQRFVKEKLARLSWIDFAGDVTPGEMPSALRQLDAVMIPTDAAQGETGSYAALEAMATGLPLIARDLPGLRYNCGEVPFYAREDTELLARLRELDDATVRSEAGHKGRESVLNGHDGTPHAAAHSGSFSAALRCEVSILIPVFETPAAYLAECWESIRAQTFREWELVLVDDGSREPETIAEIDRIASDPRVVLLRLDENQGIAPALNLGLSRCRGKLVARMDADDKMLPTRLQRQIDYLRTHSDVTVLGTQMQAIDWGTKQLLDPIEHPEQVTDEYIKHQRSTSEIWFLNHPTAMFRRHEVMNLGGYPSYRIAQDLGLWLRVVNAGLKIHNLPTVELHYRLHPKQISTARGLEREEYAQIVEECWNQQVVREESA; this is encoded by the coding sequence ATGGCACAACAGCTCCCGGAGCATTGGCCGCGAGACGGCCGTCCACGATTGATTCATCTCATGCCGTGGGACCTTACCGTGGGCGGCGCTCAACGCATGCTCGACCTGTGGTGTTCGCACGAAGCCCACCGCTGGGATACGCACATCCTCACGGTCGGCGCGCGCGGGCCGTTTGCATTCGCCGGAGCGACGGTCCATTCCGAGTTGGTGAGGCCGCAGATCCTAAGTCTGATTTCGGCCCTGCAGCCGGACTTGCTGGTGCATCACGAGCCGAATAATGAAAACGGGATCAGCTCACAGTGCCCGCAAGTTTGGATCTTCCATTGCACTAATTCTCTGCGAGAGGCGCCGCCAAAACATGTCACGCCGGCAGCGGTCTTTTCGAATTTTGACTCAAGCGAAATTCATTCGCACTGGCGACAGTTGTCACTCAAAGTGTTACCACTCCAAATCGATACTCGCGAGTTTCACCCCACCAAACGGACGCACGCCAACCTGGTCTGTGGGATAGTCGGACGTCTGCACGAGGACAAGGTTCCACGCTCTTTCATCGATGCCCTGCTCGCATGGCAACCGGGGCCGTGGCGGATCCGCTTCATCGGGCATGGGCTCGACACCGGCTATCAACGATTCGTGAAAGAGAAGCTTGCGAGACTCTCCTGGATCGATTTTGCGGGCGACGTAACGCCCGGCGAGATGCCATCGGCGCTGCGCCAGCTGGACGCAGTGATGATTCCTACTGACGCTGCCCAGGGTGAAACTGGCTCTTATGCCGCACTCGAAGCGATGGCGACGGGCTTGCCTTTGATCGCCCGAGATCTTCCCGGGCTTAGGTACAACTGTGGGGAGGTGCCCTTCTACGCGCGCGAGGATACCGAGTTGCTCGCCCGGCTGCGAGAGTTAGATGACGCAACTGTACGTTCCGAGGCAGGGCACAAGGGGCGCGAATCGGTTCTTAATGGACATGATGGTACTCCACATGCCGCTGCGCACAGTGGGAGTTTCTCGGCAGCTCTCCGCTGCGAAGTTTCGATCTTGATACCGGTTTTCGAAACGCCGGCGGCCTACCTGGCTGAATGTTGGGAGTCGATCCGGGCGCAAACTTTCCGCGAATGGGAACTGGTTCTGGTGGATGATGGATCGCGAGAACCCGAAACAATCGCTGAGATTGATCGCATCGCCAGTGATCCCAGAGTCGTCCTCCTGCGACTCGATGAGAATCAAGGCATCGCTCCGGCTCTTAATTTAGGACTGAGCCGATGCCGGGGAAAGTTGGTGGCCCGGATGGACGCCGATGACAAAATGTTGCCGACGCGGCTACAGCGGCAAATTGACTATTTGCGGACTCACTCGGACGTGACTGTGCTCGGGACTCAAATGCAAGCGATCGATTGGGGAACCAAACAGTTACTCGACCCAATCGAGCATCCGGAGCAGGTCACGGACGAGTACATCAAGCATCAACGGAGCACATCGGAAATCTGGTTTCTAAACCACCCCACCGCTATGTTTCGCCGTCATGAAGTGATGAATCTGGGCGGCTATCCAAGTTATCGCATTGCTCAGGATTTGGGACTATGGTTGAGGGTGGTTAATGCGGGCCTGAAAATTCACAATTTGCCAACCGTGGAGTTGCACTATCGGTTACACCCCAAACAAATCTCAACGGCCAGAGGCCTGGAGCGCGAGGAATACGCTCAGATCGTCGAAGAGTGTTGGAACCAACAGGTGGTACGAGAAGAATCTGCGTGA
- a CDS encoding glycosyltransferase family A protein: MNVYLSLTTIKQNEIRVVETLQSIAAQTELPDSCFIFLSETPYLLDSGFTNGTTDSQLSEFVKSNPRFELRWCPNTGPFRKLLPLLEEKFDEDCLIITIDDDTVYTETLVEKLVDDFNRYKCCASNWALTLHDPGDIRGLNYENFAYPVSNYLYNFHLGKGGVAYHPSFFNKTRNIMFDDDLIKATCPTNDDVWFNFMRIANGVSCHSDNSSFMTKDNTTTETALWYNINARNRTNSKSMRATVDLLIAEGLLSQ, encoded by the coding sequence ATGAACGTCTATCTGTCGCTTACCACCATAAAGCAAAATGAAATCAGAGTCGTTGAAACGTTACAAAGCATCGCCGCTCAAACCGAATTGCCTGACAGTTGTTTTATCTTCCTTTCAGAAACTCCCTATCTATTGGATTCAGGCTTCACAAACGGAACGACTGATTCGCAGCTTTCAGAGTTCGTGAAATCGAATCCGCGGTTCGAACTACGCTGGTGTCCGAACACAGGACCCTTTCGTAAATTGCTACCACTGCTGGAGGAGAAGTTTGATGAGGATTGCCTGATTATCACGATTGATGACGACACGGTATATACCGAGACGCTGGTGGAAAAGCTGGTTGACGATTTCAACAGATACAAATGCTGTGCAAGCAATTGGGCGTTAACGCTTCACGACCCTGGTGATATTCGCGGGCTGAATTATGAGAACTTCGCTTATCCGGTTTCCAACTACCTATACAACTTTCATCTTGGCAAAGGGGGCGTTGCTTACCATCCTTCGTTTTTCAACAAGACCAGAAACATCATGTTCGATGATGATTTGATTAAGGCAACGTGTCCTACGAATGACGATGTCTGGTTCAACTTCATGAGAATTGCGAATGGAGTTAGTTGTCATTCCGACAACAGCTCATTTATGACGAAAGACAATACGACTACAGAGACCGCGCTCTGGTACAACATCAACGCAAGGAATCGAACTAACTCAAAATCTATGCGAGCGACAGTTGACTTGCTGATTGCTGAAGGGCTCTTGAGTCAATAA
- a CDS encoding Cof-type HAD-IIB family hydrolase: MKENKDSDESAVRVISSKTATDIRLLVLDIDGTIIDDSNRIRDSVAQAIASAKRRGVAVAIATGRLYQNSLHAHNSIGSTLPLICNEGALIREPKTEVVHRHWPLERRAVAQVLDYTEQPSLNDRVSVQFYVQHDLYISNLNEASIKFFQGSKVAPIVVSDLRQLLDRAITEVIVLSDEFEVIARLAGLMNHSHSRIRVKEYKSMAFLKIFHPAVNKRLAVSYLAQEIMSLRPENVMAIGDDFADIEMLQYAGIGVAMGHAPLEVRAAADWVTTTFEEDGAARAIDKWILQPTQASRSS, from the coding sequence ATGAAAGAAAACAAGGATAGCGACGAATCGGCAGTCCGGGTGATTTCTTCGAAGACGGCCACCGACATTCGCTTGCTCGTGCTCGACATTGACGGCACGATTATTGACGATTCGAATCGCATCCGGGACTCTGTCGCCCAAGCCATCGCTTCAGCCAAACGCCGCGGAGTAGCGGTGGCCATTGCCACAGGCCGTTTGTATCAGAATTCCCTGCACGCACATAATTCCATCGGTTCAACATTGCCTTTAATCTGCAATGAGGGGGCTCTGATCCGGGAACCTAAGACTGAAGTCGTTCACCGTCACTGGCCCCTGGAACGTCGCGCCGTAGCTCAGGTGCTGGACTATACGGAACAACCAAGCCTGAACGACCGCGTATCCGTCCAATTCTATGTTCAGCACGATTTGTATATCTCGAATCTGAATGAGGCATCGATTAAGTTTTTTCAAGGATCAAAGGTTGCCCCAATTGTCGTGAGTGATTTACGGCAATTGCTGGATCGGGCGATCACGGAAGTGATCGTATTGAGCGATGAGTTCGAAGTGATCGCACGCCTCGCCGGCCTGATGAACCATTCGCACAGCCGAATTCGAGTGAAGGAATATAAATCAATGGCCTTCCTTAAAATATTCCATCCGGCCGTAAACAAGCGACTGGCGGTGAGCTATCTCGCTCAAGAAATCATGTCTCTTCGACCGGAAAATGTGATGGCCATTGGGGACGACTTCGCCGATATTGAAATGCTCCAATATGCCGGAATTGGAGTCGCGATGGGTCACGCGCCATTGGAGGTCAGGGCCGCTGCTGATTGGGTAACCACAACGTTCGAAGAAGATGGGGCAGCCCGGGCCATCGACAAGTGGATACTTCAACCCACCCAAGCTAGCCGCAGTTCCTAG
- a CDS encoding ferric iron reductase yields the protein MKASFNRWVGGGNRNVRLDEIKRSVGISSLFTGIRKADLERQGILLLDDPVGLIHKQTNAGLLGRETPWKLGAGEEIVPVFSLCASQHVRRPRIVELVESSGLEPTAWVDAFIFTPLLYQAYFLGMTVGVVGEMHEQNILMELRNGIPTKRFWHRDLGGFRLDNDLRRLANKGLEALPKHIHLGDLGKQCDILHQWLRMYLQESMGYAVRVALQDYFEIPTDDFAGVFNARAGKLQNLILSASGIRTTRNFEKDFERYRERKIPILTWRWKNLEEALRASGPLRPRRKL from the coding sequence GTGAAAGCCTCGTTCAACCGGTGGGTGGGCGGGGGGAATCGAAACGTTAGGCTTGATGAAATAAAGCGAAGCGTAGGTATCTCCTCGCTATTTACCGGAATTCGCAAAGCGGACTTGGAAAGGCAGGGAATTCTTTTACTTGATGATCCGGTGGGCCTGATCCATAAGCAAACCAATGCCGGGCTTTTGGGGCGAGAGACACCCTGGAAACTTGGCGCCGGCGAAGAAATCGTACCGGTATTCAGCCTCTGTGCTTCCCAGCACGTTAGACGCCCGCGCATCGTCGAGTTGGTCGAATCGAGTGGTCTCGAACCTACGGCTTGGGTGGACGCGTTTATTTTTACGCCGCTGCTTTACCAGGCTTACTTCCTTGGAATGACCGTAGGGGTCGTGGGGGAAATGCACGAGCAGAACATCCTCATGGAATTGCGGAATGGAATTCCCACAAAGCGGTTCTGGCACCGCGACCTGGGGGGATTCCGGCTGGATAACGACTTACGTCGTCTCGCCAATAAAGGCCTTGAAGCGCTTCCCAAACACATTCATTTGGGGGACCTGGGAAAACAGTGCGACATACTTCACCAATGGCTTCGTATGTACTTGCAAGAGTCCATGGGGTACGCGGTTCGCGTCGCACTGCAAGATTATTTTGAAATCCCCACGGATGATTTTGCGGGCGTCTTTAACGCCAGAGCAGGCAAGCTTCAAAATCTGATCCTGTCCGCAAGTGGGATCCGCACGACCAGGAATTTCGAAAAAGATTTTGAGCGGTATCGAGAGCGCAAGATACCAATACTTACCTGGCGTTGGAAAAATCTGGAGGAAGCACTTCGAGCTAGTGGACCGTTGAGACCTCGCCGTAAGCTTTAG
- a CDS encoding phosphoribosyltransferase family protein codes for MSDSETTFLYRISELPLDADAEIFRQYPAFKLGVTSSVRYYAQLMLPLMKRVIANESEHTNWILTGPAIAAETQAAANLLCRELFDLYLRERDKNNAKELSLIDIQYDNEATASIDYAKMDFADRLTLRERLSQRLVRNPDFHGRPVLFINDVCVTGAQQQAMQQYFERDGVACVRWLYLIVIDPEIGRTNPKIEWQINSSPFEDLLRMVSREQIQFTGKCLTRLMHLSLAELDQILRALNAERRARLLKLVELNRFQNLDDFRERAELVRSYATQGTVESKSADGLHVGT; via the coding sequence ATGAGTGACTCAGAAACCACGTTCTTATATCGCATTAGCGAGTTGCCGCTTGACGCGGACGCGGAGATTTTTCGCCAGTATCCCGCCTTCAAGCTCGGCGTCACCAGCAGTGTTCGCTATTACGCCCAGTTGATGCTTCCGCTGATGAAACGGGTAATTGCGAATGAGTCGGAACACACCAATTGGATATTGACGGGACCGGCGATCGCTGCCGAGACACAGGCGGCCGCCAACTTGTTGTGTCGGGAGTTATTTGATTTGTACCTGCGCGAACGGGACAAGAACAATGCAAAAGAACTTTCCTTGATCGATATCCAGTACGACAACGAGGCAACGGCCTCTATCGACTATGCAAAAATGGACTTTGCAGACCGCCTGACACTACGCGAACGCTTAAGTCAGCGGCTGGTTCGCAACCCTGATTTTCACGGCCGCCCGGTTCTGTTCATCAACGACGTCTGCGTCACTGGCGCACAACAACAGGCAATGCAGCAGTATTTTGAGCGTGACGGAGTAGCCTGCGTCAGGTGGCTCTACCTGATCGTCATCGATCCGGAAATCGGCAGGACGAATCCGAAAATAGAATGGCAAATTAATTCCAGCCCGTTCGAGGATCTTTTGCGAATGGTGTCCCGCGAACAAATTCAATTCACCGGCAAATGCTTAACCAGGCTGATGCACTTGAGCCTCGCGGAACTCGACCAGATCCTGCGGGCGCTTAATGCGGAGCGCCGAGCACGCTTGCTGAAACTAGTTGAATTGAATCGTTTCCAAAATTTGGATGACTTCCGGGAGCGGGCGGAACTGGTCAGGTCGTACGCCACACAAGGAACCGTTGAATCGAAAAGCGCCGATGGCCTTCACGTCGGAACTTAG
- a CDS encoding M15 family metallopeptidase: MTRSRIRVDHQVPITSLEMFSSSYLDIPIDKTDPRGREPLIHLGSVGVAFENYYAKTDGKNPPFGRAIEGSRPDIWLRKSVAEKLARVNELLRPFEAELFVLDGHRTVACQQGLWNFFFTKAKRQNPGGSEQEHRAYARQFVVDPASFDETDSRTWQAHTNGAAVDLTLRDSVTKELLEMGADFEEDTDKDVSAGDYFERQLAAGLIDEDDLRLQNRRLLHWAMTREGLLNETAKVFWHYDWGNQSYVRASRAFLKNPPEAAWYGFIAPPGE; this comes from the coding sequence ATGACACGAAGCAGGATACGCGTCGATCATCAAGTCCCGATCACCTCGCTCGAAATGTTTTCCAGTTCGTATCTGGATATTCCCATTGATAAGACTGACCCGCGTGGTCGCGAGCCCCTAATTCATCTGGGTTCGGTTGGCGTCGCGTTTGAGAATTACTACGCAAAGACGGACGGCAAGAATCCGCCGTTCGGCCGTGCGATCGAGGGCAGCCGGCCAGACATCTGGCTGCGAAAATCGGTAGCGGAAAAACTTGCTCGCGTAAACGAGCTACTCCGGCCGTTTGAGGCAGAGTTGTTCGTGCTCGATGGGCACCGCACCGTCGCCTGCCAGCAAGGCCTGTGGAATTTCTTTTTCACCAAAGCCAAACGGCAGAATCCCGGCGGGAGCGAGCAGGAACACCGGGCCTATGCGCGGCAATTCGTCGTCGATCCCGCGTCGTTCGACGAGACCGATTCCCGTACCTGGCAGGCGCACACAAACGGGGCCGCAGTGGATCTGACGCTGCGCGATTCCGTGACGAAAGAACTGCTCGAGATGGGAGCGGACTTTGAAGAGGACACTGATAAGGACGTGAGCGCCGGTGACTATTTTGAGCGACAGTTAGCAGCCGGACTTATTGACGAAGATGATCTCAGGCTACAGAACCGGCGGCTGTTGCATTGGGCCATGACTCGCGAAGGGCTGCTTAACGAAACGGCAAAGGTCTTCTGGCACTATGACTGGGGAAACCAAAGCTATGTGAGAGCCAGTCGCGCATTTCTAAAGAATCCTCCTGAGGCTGCCTGGTACGGTTTTATCGCGCCCCCCGGTGAATGA
- a CDS encoding prolyl oligopeptidase family serine peptidase has translation MFDLTEETIAPSDPYRWMEEDTPALRTWLLAQHEYAMAQLSSVPAREGILRRLHELMRASAMGSITKAGERCFFRQRFEDQELSALYCRDTPQSEPRLLLDPNELISDRSITLADTHPSPDGSLIAYRLSTSGSSRMSLHVMDVTSKEVLPDVIPGDVNPVAHAWHTRNRVAWLPDNSGFYYTRCPGSTPAEDARFHHKLYFHRLGDDWRGDTLVFGESLKREQAPYPVISFDGRYLAVVVQDMSGLLPCSELYLLDREDQQPKFVSIVRGVQAFIGAVALHRDSLYIQTNHEAPLGKVTAIKLANIAAGKLDSTTVIPEGSYPLRAWATVGNYLFVETVEDVSSRLRVHELGGKLVREIELPGIGSIDALIAAPDSDELLISFSSFLMPRVVYRINLETLTYTFHHQAKVPFEADGFELEQVWFESRDKTRVPMFLLHRKGIERDGNNAAVIHGYGGFGVSLLPAFTPQVIPFLERGGIYAIVNARGGGEFGEEWHRAGMRENKQNVFDDFIAAGEWLIAEGYTQASRLGCFGWSNGGLSVHAVAVQRPDLWRAVVTGAPVTDMARFHKAHGGQHWIADYGSPEDPDDLNFLLQYSPYHTLPQQIEAPAILTVAPENDDRVAPWHSYKMHAAWLAASVSGRPILLRGEQQAGHRGSPAVSKTVARYADIWAFFFWQLGLD, from the coding sequence ATGTTTGACCTAACTGAGGAGACTATAGCGCCGAGCGATCCTTACCGTTGGATGGAAGAAGATACGCCCGCCTTACGAACGTGGCTACTGGCGCAGCACGAATACGCCATGGCCCAACTTTCTTCCGTGCCGGCTCGCGAAGGTATCCTCCGGCGCCTGCACGAGTTGATGCGCGCCAGCGCCATGGGCTCCATCACCAAAGCGGGAGAACGATGCTTCTTTCGCCAGCGTTTCGAGGACCAGGAACTTTCGGCGCTCTATTGCCGGGACACACCGCAAAGTGAACCACGACTGCTGCTCGATCCGAATGAGCTGATTTCCGACCGTAGTATTACGCTGGCAGACACGCATCCATCTCCCGACGGCTCGCTAATCGCATATCGTCTTTCCACATCCGGAAGCTCCCGCATGTCGCTTCATGTAATGGACGTGACCAGTAAGGAAGTGCTGCCAGACGTGATTCCTGGTGACGTAAATCCAGTCGCGCACGCATGGCACACCAGGAACCGAGTTGCGTGGCTACCTGATAACAGCGGCTTTTACTATACGCGCTGCCCCGGCTCCACACCGGCCGAAGACGCGCGCTTCCACCATAAACTCTACTTTCATCGGCTTGGTGATGATTGGCGCGGGGACACTTTGGTGTTTGGTGAATCTCTTAAACGAGAGCAGGCGCCGTACCCCGTGATTTCATTCGATGGCCGCTATCTTGCGGTCGTGGTGCAGGACATGTCAGGTCTCTTACCGTGCTCTGAGCTGTACCTTCTTGATCGCGAGGATCAGCAACCGAAATTTGTTTCTATTGTTCGCGGTGTCCAGGCCTTTATCGGCGCCGTCGCGTTGCATCGAGACAGTCTCTACATTCAGACAAATCACGAGGCTCCGCTGGGAAAAGTCACGGCGATCAAACTCGCGAACATTGCCGCCGGAAAGCTCGATAGCACCACCGTAATCCCCGAGGGGTCATATCCGCTGCGGGCCTGGGCCACGGTTGGGAATTACCTTTTTGTCGAGACGGTCGAGGACGTGTCCTCACGACTGCGCGTGCATGAGCTGGGGGGAAAGCTGGTCAGGGAAATCGAACTGCCCGGCATCGGCAGTATTGATGCGTTAATTGCCGCGCCCGATTCGGACGAACTGCTAATTTCGTTTTCCTCGTTTCTGATGCCCAGAGTTGTATATCGCATCAACCTCGAAACTCTGACCTACACGTTCCATCATCAAGCCAAGGTGCCTTTTGAGGCGGACGGGTTTGAACTCGAGCAGGTTTGGTTTGAATCGCGCGACAAAACCCGGGTGCCGATGTTTCTGCTTCATAGAAAAGGGATCGAGCGCGACGGCAACAATGCTGCCGTAATCCATGGATATGGCGGCTTTGGAGTTAGCCTCTTGCCGGCGTTTACCCCACAGGTGATTCCCTTCCTTGAGCGCGGCGGAATTTATGCAATCGTCAATGCGCGAGGAGGCGGCGAGTTTGGCGAAGAGTGGCATCGCGCCGGCATGCGCGAAAATAAACAGAACGTCTTCGATGATTTCATCGCCGCCGGCGAGTGGTTGATTGCCGAAGGTTATACCCAAGCCTCAAGACTGGGCTGTTTCGGATGGAGTAATGGAGGTTTATCTGTCCACGCCGTTGCGGTGCAGCGGCCGGATCTCTGGAGGGCTGTGGTCACCGGCGCGCCGGTTACCGACATGGCCCGCTTTCATAAAGCGCACGGCGGCCAACATTGGATCGCCGACTATGGTTCTCCTGAAGACCCGGATGATCTGAACTTCCTGTTGCAATACAGTCCCTATCACACGCTGCCACAGCAGATCGAAGCCCCTGCGATACTTACTGTGGCCCCCGAAAATGACGACCGCGTCGCTCCCTGGCATAGTTACAAAATGCACGCCGCATGGCTGGCCGCAAGCGTGTCTGGGCGACCGATCCTCTTGCGCGGAGAACAGCAGGCGGGACATCGAGGTAGCCCCGCAGTTAGCAAAACGGTGGCGCGCTATGCCGATATCTGGGCGTTCTTTTTTTGGCAACTCGGCCTCGACTGA
- a CDS encoding sigma-70 family RNA polymerase sigma factor — protein MTNSSAAQVLAGCGDQIDAIYQECVTANPSFGVAPDDFSAALAGAVEKYADCLGPGGRTSVRKVRQFIKELQHADLYLALACARGNESAWWEFDRRYRSFVERLARHLLNTRANADEVIDHIYAELFGTKIVDGNRQSKFRTYTGRGTLQGWLRAVVSHAVIDFYRRRQDEVSLDNLEEIGEEPRMRHSRASHAHRAEESMLASVVRERYRTATVAALDQALATLDDHEKLLLLYYHVDGLKLREIAGLVQEPMSPIRRWFQRRARSGRVHESTVMRWLEKAYEKVADRFAEELAHKHQLSTEEIEICMSIATEDLGHGLNLKAMTSGETGFGKVKAAEGTS, from the coding sequence GTGACCAATTCGTCTGCTGCACAAGTCCTGGCCGGCTGCGGCGATCAAATCGACGCGATTTATCAGGAGTGCGTTACCGCGAACCCCTCGTTTGGTGTCGCACCAGATGACTTCTCAGCAGCTCTCGCGGGCGCGGTGGAGAAATACGCGGACTGCCTGGGTCCTGGCGGCCGCACCTCAGTGCGCAAGGTTCGACAATTCATCAAGGAGCTTCAACACGCGGATCTCTATCTGGCTCTGGCGTGCGCCCGCGGCAACGAGAGCGCCTGGTGGGAATTCGATCGGCGCTATCGTTCGTTTGTCGAGCGGCTGGCACGGCACTTACTAAACACACGCGCCAACGCGGACGAGGTAATCGATCACATTTATGCGGAATTATTTGGAACGAAGATCGTCGATGGAAACAGGCAGTCGAAATTCAGAACGTACACGGGCCGCGGAACTTTGCAGGGATGGCTGCGCGCGGTCGTTTCGCATGCGGTGATCGATTTTTACCGGCGACGGCAGGACGAGGTCTCGTTGGACAACCTCGAAGAGATCGGCGAGGAACCGAGGATGCGCCATTCGCGCGCGTCGCATGCGCATCGGGCTGAGGAATCAATGTTGGCGAGTGTGGTACGCGAACGTTATCGGACGGCCACGGTGGCTGCGCTGGATCAGGCGCTGGCCACGCTCGACGATCACGAGAAACTCCTGCTGCTGTATTACCACGTAGATGGTTTGAAGCTGCGCGAAATCGCGGGGCTGGTACAGGAACCGATGTCGCCGATCCGCCGCTGGTTTCAGCGACGCGCGCGTTCCGGCCGCGTGCACGAATCGACGGTGATGCGTTGGTTAGAGAAAGCTTATGAGAAGGTCGCGGATCGTTTTGCGGAGGAACTCGCTCACAAGCACCAATTGAGCACCGAGGAGATCGAGATCTGCATGTCAATCGCGACCGAAGATCTGGGTCATGGTCTCAACTTAAAGGCAATGACATCGGGTGAAACGGGTTTTGGCAAAGTAAAAGCCGCCGAAGGAACTTCATAG
- a CDS encoding zf-HC2 domain-containing protein codes for MTAELNKKDRMREIVAQRLKSVAVFELSNLPAGAHFDEDLIAAFVEGRLTDTECKPVLSHLAACGLCRRTSAQFVQLENQIDDEPVEAPEETGRLEALLSRLRSAVPSANDEVVFAYNSEETRETEESNEIPNTPNGD; via the coding sequence GTGACGGCCGAATTAAACAAAAAGGACCGCATGCGGGAGATCGTCGCGCAACGCTTGAAGTCTGTGGCGGTGTTCGAACTGTCGAACCTGCCGGCCGGCGCGCACTTTGATGAAGACTTGATTGCCGCATTCGTCGAAGGCCGTCTGACGGATACCGAATGCAAACCCGTCCTGTCACACCTGGCTGCGTGCGGTTTATGCCGCCGCACTTCGGCGCAGTTTGTTCAGCTCGAAAACCAAATAGATGATGAACCAGTGGAAGCGCCCGAGGAGACCGGCAGACTTGAAGCGCTGTTGTCGCGATTACGCTCGGCGGTTCCATCGGCAAACGATGAGGTTGTGTTTGCGTATAACTCTGAAGAGACGCGCGAGACCGAGGAATCTAATGAAATACCGAACACTCCTAACGGCGACTAA
- a CDS encoding POTRA domain-containing protein yields the protein MKNATFLLAFGLVLIGASRVSAQSTSPTTSAPRLEIAEIRFEGNRLFDGSLLTAKIKQCIAGFQKDDPNLFRSDVFEYCLRDVANYERSQGFLQARFGEPKVQRDAQAVVITIESHEGILYRVGNLEIEGANQVPEAEIHKMLGMKRGDIPSGEKIAKTLFEDLRAIYGDKGFIQYTAEIAPTFRTQPGDAEGVVDFKIIVDEGQQFTLRNISFKGDNLPESAVRHLLLVREGDVYSQKSFDESIRRINETGWFNRVDRDKDVDYRTDEKEKLVDVVIKLSRRDVTLRGY from the coding sequence ATGAAAAACGCCACCTTCCTTTTGGCCTTCGGGTTAGTTCTGATCGGCGCATCCAGAGTTAGCGCGCAATCGACATCGCCAACCACATCAGCCCCTCGTCTTGAGATAGCCGAGATACGATTTGAAGGCAATCGCCTGTTCGACGGATCGTTGCTGACAGCGAAAATCAAGCAATGCATCGCGGGTTTCCAAAAGGACGACCCCAATCTCTTTCGCTCAGACGTGTTTGAATATTGCCTGCGTGATGTGGCCAATTACGAAAGATCGCAGGGGTTTCTTCAGGCGAGGTTTGGCGAACCAAAAGTTCAACGAGACGCACAAGCGGTGGTTATCACTATCGAATCTCACGAGGGCATTCTTTACCGGGTTGGGAATCTGGAAATTGAGGGCGCCAATCAAGTGCCCGAAGCCGAGATTCACAAAATGCTCGGCATGAAGCGCGGCGACATTCCCAGCGGAGAGAAGATCGCCAAGACATTATTCGAAGACCTGAGGGCCATCTATGGCGACAAAGGTTTCATTCAATACACCGCCGAAATTGCTCCCACGTTTCGGACGCAGCCGGGCGACGCGGAAGGTGTCGTCGACTTCAAGATCATCGTTGACGAGGGACAACAGTTCACGCTGAGGAATATCTCTTTTAAAGGTGACAATTTGCCGGAAAGCGCAGTGCGGCATTTACTGCTGGTGCGCGAAGGCGATGTCTATAGCCAGAAATCGTTTGATGAGAGTATCCGGCGAATCAATGAGACGGGATGGTTCAATCGCGTCGACAGAGACAAAGATGTTGATTATCGAACTGATGAAAAAGAGAAGCTGGTTGATGTCGTCATCAAGCTGTCGAGACGCGATGTCACCTTGCGCGGTTATTAG